The Pongo pygmaeus isolate AG05252 chromosome 18, NHGRI_mPonPyg2-v2.0_pri, whole genome shotgun sequence DNA window aaaacaaaaaaaaaagaggagaacaTGTCTCCTCTGGCCAGAGTACAGGACCCATggagtattagtccattttcatactgcaataaggaacacctgagactggataatttataaaggaaagaagtttagttgactcacagttcagcatgtctggggaggcctcaggaaagttacaatcatggcagaaggcgaaggggaagcaaggcacctgctccgcatggtggcaggaaggagaagtggagCAAAGGAGGaggaaccccttataaaaccatcagatctcttgagaactcactcactatcatgagaacggcatgggggaacctgccctcatgattcagttacctccacccgGTCTCTCCTTTGGCACGTGGCAATTATGGGGattaccattcaagatgagatttgggtggggacacaaagcctaacggTATCACATGGAGAGGAGATGGACGCCACAGGGTGGGCCCAGgccagggccaggcccaggagTCTGGAGAGGGACGGGGACCCCTGAGGGCTTGGAATGGGGTGATCAAGTCATTCCTAGGTTTTgttgggggtttttgttttgttttgagaaaaggtcctgctctgtcacccagcctggagtgcagtggcacaaccacagcttactgcagcctcgagttcctggcctccagtgatccttccacctcagcctcccaagtagctgggaccacaggcacgcaccaccattcctggctaatttttaaattttttgtagagatggggtatcaccgtattgttcaggatggtcttgaacttctgggctcaagtgatcctcctgcctcagccttccaaagtgctgggattacaggcatgaattaCTGTGCTGGGCTCAGACTGAGGTTTTTAAAAGGCcattctggccgggtgcggtggctcacgcctgtaaacctagcactttgagaggctgaggctggtgggtcacttgaggttgggagttcaagaccagcctgaccaacatggagaaactccgtctctactaaaaatacaaaattagccggggtggtggtgcatgcctgtaatcgcagctactcgggagactgaggaacctggaaggtggaggttgtggcgagtcgagatcgcgccattgcactccagcctgggcaacaagagcgaaaatctgtctcaaaaataaataaataaataaataaaaggccatTCTGCACTGTGGAGGACAGTTTGGAAGGGGGCCAGAGTGGCTGGGGCAAGGAAGGAGGCTTTTACGGGGGATGGGGCTGGCGAGCTAGAGTCAGGGCAGTGGAAAGGACAGGAAGGTACATCACAGGTAAAATTGGTGgctgaagggaagggaagggtgaGGGAGGGGAGGTGTCGGATCTTGCCCAACTGTAATACAAGGTGGGCACTGCCCACAGAAGGGGAGCTACTCAGAGATGGGTTGTCTCGGCCATGGAATGTGGTGGACCCTGCGGGACATTCAAGGGACAGTGTCTAACAGGGAGCTGAGGCCATCAGAGCTGGAGACAGGGTGGAAGGGGCCCAGCACAGGGACAGCATTGGACGCTCCAGAGCTAGCAGTCACCAGCCCCCTGGTAACTCGTGGGTGCACAGAGTGAATGCTGGAGGGCCTGAGTCCTTGCGGGGAGGCAGGGAAAGAGACTAAATGCCGGGGAAAGGAGCTAGGAGAAGGCAGCCTTTCAGGCATGGTGCCATCAACCATGGCGCAGACGTGTCAAGAAGTGGGAGGggccgggcacagaggctcacacctgtaatcccagcactttgggaggctgaggggggcggatcacgaggtcaggatatcaagaccatccaccatcctggccaacatggtaaaaaccctgtctctactaaaaatacaaaaattaactgggtgtggtggcatgcacctgtaatcccagctacctgggaggctgaggcaggagaataacttgaacccgggaggtggagattgtggagagccgagatcgcaccactgcactccagcctggcaacaaagcgagactccgtctaaaaaaaaaaaaaaaaaaagaagtgggaagaggccgggtgcagtggctcacgcctgtaatctcagcactttgggaggctgaggtgggtggatcacttgaggtcaggagtttgagaccagcctggccaacatagtgaaatcctgtctctactaaaaatacaaaaatcagccaggtgtggtggcacgagcctgtaatcccagctactcgggaagctgaggcaggaaaatcgcttgaacctgggaggcagaggttttgcagtgaatcgagattgcaccactgcactctagcctgggcgagaaagcgagactccgtctcggaaaaaaaaaaaaggtgggaggaaggaaaagtATCCACTGGATTTAGCAAAGTGAGATTGTGAGTGACCTTGAGGAATTTCCACTGGAGAGCTAGAGAACTGGGGGTAAAAGGCAGATGACTGGGGTTGCGGAATGAGTGGGAGGTGAGGACGTGGAACGAGAAAAATGGTGAGGACGGCTCTTTGAAGAAGATAATTTGGGATTGTTTTATGGTGTTTTTTTAAAGGCTAAGGAACAGGAAGGAGAGGAGGTGAAGGTACAGGAAGGAAGGCTCCTGGGAACTATAGCCTGGTCAAGGGACAAGATGCACCCCCTCTGCGGCCAGAGGAAGGGGTGCAGCCACGTCTGTAAGAGCAGCAGGACAAACCCATGCGACAGCCTGTCTCAAGGGTGAGGGCACCGGCGTGGAGCTCACAGAGCTGGAATGAGGGCCTGTGGTTTTGAGGGGGACCCTGGGCTCAGTGGGATGTCCCGAGGgtcaggctggggctggggtgccAGATCTAGCAAGTAAAACTACAGGATGCCCAGTAAAATTTTTTTAGCATAAGTATTTCCCATGCAATGTCCTGGATatacttacactaaaaaaaaaattattcgtTACTTGTCTGAATTCAAGTCCTGTAATTTTCAGCCAATCCTAGCCCAGCGTGGCGCAGTAGTGGGTCAGGGGGGGCACGGGAACAGAGCGACCCGACAGCCTGGGAAACGGACAGCCGTGTCAGAAGGGCAGGTGCCAGTGGGCAGGAGGCCGGAGAGAAAGCCGCAGCTTACTTTCACCTCGCGCCGGGCCCGCGGCCGTGCACGGGGACCGCTCCGGGTTCCTCCCGGCGAGAACCCCCCGCCCCAGAACTTTGGTCTCGTCCCACCCACCCCCGCCCGCGCCATGGTCTCGCCCTAGGGCGCCATCGATAACTCTACGCTCGGCCTCGATCGACTCGATCCGGCTCCCCTCGCCGTCCTGGACACGGCGGAGTGCAGAGCCGCCCGTAAGGTACGGAGGCCGCGAGCCAGGGGCCGGGAACCGGCTGCTGGGTGGCTGGGAGAGCACGGCCAGGGGAAGCCGGCCAGCAGGACGGAGCAAGGGCGGTCACCGGAGGACAGGGGAGCTCGGGGGTCCAGCCAGACTGCGCCCTTTCCCATCACGGCCTGCCGCTGGCCTGCTACGCATGCGCAGCTTCAGCGCTCGGCTTTCCCCGGCCCATCCGCCGCCGCGCGCACGCGCAGCCCGCCCCTGCGGCAGAGTGGCGCCCGCGCGTGACTGCCCCCTGCTGGCTGCGGGGGGGACGGCGCCCCCGCCTCGTGCGTGGGGCGGGGATGGAGCACGCGCCCTGGAGCCCCGGAGCCGCCCGGAGCCAGGTGTCACGCGTGTGACGCGTGTCCCTGAACCTACCTGCGCTTGTTGTCCCAActctaaaatgggaatgataagcGCCATTCGGCAGCGCCCCGTGGGTCTATAATCTACTTAGCACAGAGAGTGCCCTCTAAATACTTCACGTCCTTCTCTGCAGATGCTCTGATCTTTGACCCCTGCCGTTCAGCTCTAGGGCCCGTGCAGGCCACACCATGAACACCTCCCCAGGCACGGTGGGCAGTGACCCGGTCATCCTGGCCACTGCAGGCTACGACCACACCGTGCGCTTCTGGCAGGCCCACAGCGGCATCTGCACCCGGACTGTGCAGCACCAGGACTCCGTATCCTCCACCCGGGGCGGGCAGGCGGTGCTGGGGGGATGCCTCGTGTGGGGaccacagcctgggtgaaggCCAGATGGTGGAGGCCTGGGGGCCCCTGGCCTTAGGGCTACCTTCCCGTCATCCTCCTTAACAGTCCCAGCAAGTGAATGCCTTGGAGATCACACCAGACCGCAGCATGATTGCTGCTGCAGGTATCTGTGACCCTTGCCCTCTAACCCCTGACCTCTGGTGGGTCGACCTCAGCACAGCCAAGCTTCAGTTCAGCCTGTATCCCTAGGTTACCAGCATATCCGCATGTATGATCTCAACTCCAATAACCCTAACCCCATCATCAGTTACGACGGCGTCAACAAGAACATCGCGTCTGTGGGCTTCCACGAAGACGGCCGCTGGATGTACACGGGCGGCGAGGACTGCACAGCCAGGATCTGGGACCTCAGGTGCAGTGGGGAGGGGCctgctgcctggggctggggtgagCTGCTCTGGGAGACCGTTTTACGTTGGGTTCTCTTCaagcagaggctgagacagggagcTTCCTGTGGGCAACTTACTGAGAAGTGAGGACAGGAGGAGAGTGAATTGCATCAAAGCGCGAGTCCTGCCTTGAGCCCAGAGCCAGCGTGTTATTCCCCTTCCACCAGCCACTGGCTTAGGCTCCCTGCTGGAGCAGAGGGCCCTGCGTCCCGAGTATTTCCCAAGAGGCAGGTCCTTTAGCAGAGGGAGGGGAAGAATGGCCAGGCCGAGGCCATCTGGGTAGGGCACCAACAAGCCCAGATGGACAGCATGTGCCCCGGCCCGGCCCGCAGGTCCCGGAACCTGCAGTGCCAGCGGATCTTCCAGGTGAACGCACCCATTAACTGCGTGTGCCTGCACCCCAACCAGGTGAGGGGTGCTCATGGGGCCAGGCACCCTGGGACTTTGGAGGGCTGGGCTTGGGCCCTGCCTCACCACCCCTGCACCCCAGGCAGAGCTCATCGTGGGTGACCAGAGCGGGGCTATCCACATCTGGGACTTGAAAACAGACCACAACGAGCAGCTGATCCCTGAGCCTGAGGTCTCCATCACGTCTGCCCACATCGACCCCGACGCCAGCTACATGGCAGCTGTCAATAGCACTGTGAGTCCTGGTGGCAGGTGCTGGGTGCGGGCAGCTTGGCACTCAGCCCTCAGCCTCTACAGGTGGGCTTATTCCTGGATGTCCTTTAGCGGCCCCCTCCTGCTTCCCCCATCCCGGGCACTAACACCCACCTTGCCAGCAAAGCCAGAAGCCTGAGTGTCGCTCCCGATGGCTTAGTCCTGTCTGCAGGTCGGTCACTCCACTTTCTGGAGTCTCTCCCAAGTCGGTCCACTTCCCTCTTCTCTGTTGCGTTCTGGTCTCAGTCACCCTCGTTTCCCGTGACAGCTGACACACTCTCTGAGGCTTCCTTTCCCCCTCCCTGACCTCCCCCGGCCCCTGACGCATTCTTTCTTGGATGCTTCTAGTGGTGCCTGGTCAGTACCAGCCACGTGGCGTCATTCCCCTGGGGAGACCCAGGGCTGCTGGCCTCGCCCGTAGGCTGCTGTGGTGTGGCCCCTGCTTTTCTCTCCagcctcatttttttctgttaacttcATTTAATCCCGGCTCATCACTTGTACCTCTTGCCCCCGGATTTCCCTTCTCCTGGCCTTTGTCATGCTGTCCCTCTAGCTGGTGCCTGTCTCCTGTGTATTTCCGTTGGCCATCGGCATCCTCCAGGAAGGTGAATTTGAGTCCTTGGCCAGGCGTGGCCTCCTGTTCTTGGCTTGCCAGGTGTGGCCCTTGGTTGGGGCCAGGCTTCCCAGGTGCCTTCTGCAGGCAGGACCAGAGGGGACTGCCTGCCCCTGACCCGGGGTCCCCATGGACAGTTGGCCCCCAGTGTTGGCCCCCAGGGCATCCTTCCCTGTGTCTCAGACCTGAGGCCTCGGGCCCCCCGTGACGGTCCTCCTGATCTCTAGGGAAACTGCTATGTCTGGAATCTGACGGGGGGCATTGGTGACGAGGTGACCCAGCTCATCCCCAAGACCAAGATCCCTGCCCACACGCGCTACGCCCTGCAGTGTCGCTTCAGCCCCGACTCCACGTGCGTGCAGGGCCTCCTGGCCCAGGAGGGGACCTGCCTGGGCTGGGGGCTGGAGAGGGGAAGGGCT harbors:
- the MLST8 gene encoding target of rapamycin complex subunit LST8 → MNTSPGTVGSDPVILATAGYDHTVRFWQAHSGICTRTVQHQDSQVNALEITPDRSMIAAAGYQHIRMYDLNSNNPNPIISYDGVNKNIASVGFHEDGRWMYTGGEDCTARIWDLRSRNLQCQRIFQVNAPINCVCLHPNQAELIVGDQSGAIHIWDLKTDHNEQLIPEPEVSITSAHIDPDASYMAAVNSTGNCYVWNLTGGIGDEVTQLIPKTKIPAHTRYALQCRFSPDSTLLATCSADQTCKIWRTSNFSLMTELSIKSGNPGESSRGWMWGCAFSGDSQYIVTASSDNLARLWCVETGEIKREYGGHQKAVVCLAFNDSVLG